The genomic stretch AAATGAGAAAGGAGAAAAAATAGCAGTTGATTTAGGTAAAGTTGGTGAGACAGTTGAAGTTAATACTGAACTCTTAGAGATATTAATAAGAAATGGATACATTCCTGTAATCTCTCCAATAGGTTTAGATGAAAAAGGAGAGGCATATAATTTAAATGCAGATACAGTCGCTGGAGACATAGCAGGGGCTTTAAAGGCAGAGAAACTTATTTTAATAACTGATGTAGATGGGATAATGGATGATGTAAATGATCCAAATACATTGCATAGAATATTAACTGCCTCAGAGTTAATGGAAATGATTGAAGATGGAAGAATAAAGGGTGGAATGATTCCTAAGGCAGAAAGTGCTTTGTATGCCTTAAATCATGGAGTTAAGAGTGTTCATATAATAAATGGAAAAATTCCTCATGCTTTGTTGTTAGAAATATTTACCGAGGAAGGTATAGGAACTATGATAACTAAAGATTAATTTTAAAAATTTTTTTACATTATATTTTATTTAGTTATGTTTTATCCTATATCTATATAATCAAATTTATTTTTAAAATATTAGAATTAATCGATATATCGAAAAGTTTAAATATAAGTGTATCAAGTATTAATAACGAGTATTAAATTACCACATATGAGATAAAAAATAGTGCGTGAGAGAATGTTAGAAGCATGTGAATCAAAATGGGACATTGTTAAAAATTTTATACCTTCATGGTTTGCGGCAGTAATGGGAACAGGGATTTTAGCAATATCAAGTTGGATGTATTCAGTATATATTCCAGTATTAAAATATGTTGCTGTTGGTTTGTTTTACTTAAATATTATAATGTTCTTTGCATTTTTAATTCCTTGGACTTTGAGATGGATACTATTCCCAAAAGATGCATTGGCAGATTTAGAACATCCAGTTTTAAGTTCCTTCTATCCAACAGTTGCAGTAGCAATGCTTGTATTGGCTTCGGATTTTATAATCATCGGGCATAATATAGATATTGCAAAATACTTTTGGGCTTTTGGAGCTGTTGGTATGCTACTGTTTAATTTAATAGTTCCTTACTATATGTTTAAATCAGACAGTATAAAGTTAGATCATGTTAATCCGGGTTGGTATATTCCACCAGTAGGTTTATTAGTTGTTCCAATTGCTGGAAGTTTAATAATTCCCCACTTAACTGGAATATGGCATGAATTGGCAGTATTTATCAATTACTATGGTTGGGGGTCAGGATTTTTCTTATATTTGGCTTTACTTGCAATAGTTATATATAGATTCATCCTCCATCATCCTCTACCTTCAGCATTAGCTCCAACAATTTGGATTAATTTAGGTCCAATCGGAGCAGGAATTATAGCATTGATTAATTTAGTAAATCATTCTCCATTTATTTCAGTAAAAGAGCCGTTTTATATATTTTCATTGCTGTTTTGGGGCTTTGGTGTGTGGTGGGCTTTGATGGCAATAATAATGACGATACACTATGTTAAAAAACTAAAATTGCCTTATGGTATGCCCTGGTGGGCGTTTATCTTCCCCCTTGGGGCATATGTTGCATCATCTCATATGGTTTATGGAATATTCCAATACAGTATAATAGATTACATTGGATTTGCATTATACTGGCTGTTGTTTGGTTTATGGGCTATAACCTTTATAAAAACCGCAATAGCCACATATCATGGATATCCGTTTAAAGGACACTAAAAAGATTAAGTTAATATAGTATAAAAAAATAAAATTATTAATGAGAATACTAAATATTTGAAAATTCAAAAAACTACATAAACTTGAGACGATATTATGAATCCAATGATGATGGGTAATATGAAAGAAATGATTGAAAAAATGATGAACTCTGAAATGTGCAAAGAGATGGCTCCAAAGATGATGCCAGAAATGATGCCAAAGGCTTTAGACAAATTCTTATTAGAAATTCCAGAGGATAAAAGAGAGGAATTTATAAAGAATATTGTTGATATAATCGTTTCAAAAAATAATGACTATGAAATATATTCAAAATATAAAGGAGATTTTAATGCATCTATAAGCGTTAAAGGGCTAAAATTAAATTCAAAAGGGGGTAGAGGGGCTACAAAAGATGTAATATCTCCTATGGATCTATTCTTATCTGGACTTTGTGGATGTATCGCCATTGCTGTTGGAAGAACTTTATCTGAAAATAATATAGATGCTGCTGATGTAACCGTTAAAGTATCATCTATTGAAAAGAGTTTTGAAAAAGGATGTATTGAAAAAATATCCTTAGATATTATTGTTAATGTTGATAATAAAGATAATATAAATGAAGAGGAATTAAAAGAGTTAGTCCTAAATGGCTCAAAAAAATGTCTTATTAATAATTCATTAAAATGTGAAGTTGAAAAAAATATAATTATTAAATAAGGTGACATAAAAATGTGGTATCCTCCAATGTGTCCTCCTTGGGGCTATAATTATGGCTTTTATGAATTTCCATTCTTTAATTTTGCATTTTTTGGATTTATATGGTGGATAATAAAAATAGTTGTTTTTATAATAGTTGTATTGGACATTATAAAAAGAGATGATTTAAAAACTCTTGAAAAAATTTTATGGCTTTTAGTTGTTTGGTTTTTAGGAATCATAGGGGCAATAATTTATTTCCTTCTATCAAAAAGAGAAAATAAACATAATAATCAAAATAATAAATAAAGTTAAGTGATAAAAAATGTTCGTCTATGGTCCAATCCCTTCGAGAAGGTTAGGTTTATCCTTAGGAATAGACCCAGTTTATTACACTTGCACATTTGACTGTATATACTGCCAACTTGGAAGGACGAGATATTTAGTAAGTTCTCCAAAAGAAATTCCAAAGGAAGTTTTAGAAAAGTTTCCAACTGATGAAGACATATATAAAGAAGTCAAAAAGATTGTCTCTGAAAATCCAAATATTGATTACTTAACTTTTGCAGGAAGTGGTGAGCCAACATTATCTCCTTATTTAAAAGAATCTATTGAAAGATTGAGAGAATTCAATATACCAATTTGTGTTATAACTAACTCATCATTGATGAACTATAAATCTGTTATAGAGGCTTTAAAAAATGCTGATTTAGTTTCTGCAACTTTAACATCAACAAATCAAGAAATGTTTGAAAAAATTCATAGGACTAAGATAAAACTTAAAGATGTTATTGAAGGATTGATTAAATTTAGAAGAGAGGCAGATGAAACTATCTTAAATATAGAGTTAATGGTTTTGAAAGGGATAAATGACGATGATGAAACAATATACAAACTCAAAGAGATATTTGATAAAATAAACCCAAACAATATTGAGATAAACACTCCAATAAGACCTCCATGCGAAAAGTATGCAAAAAAAGTAAAGTATGAGAGGTTAAAAGAAATTAGAGAAATTCTCGGGGAAAAAGCATTTATAATAGGAGAAAAAAGTAAAAAGAAGTATAATGAATCGTTGAATTCTAATATTCTCGAAAGAATTTCATCAATATTAAAAATAAGACCATGCACAGTTGAAGATTTATCAAACGCTTTGGGATTGCATATTTCAGAGGTTGGAAAATATCTATATGCATTAAAAAATAGTAAAAATTTAAAATGCATAGAAATTGATGGAAAGAAATATTACTTTATTGATATGCAGTAATTTTTATTCTTTATTTTGTTAAAGTTCGATAATAACTATCCACTTCGGACTTCAATTTACTCCTGTATTTAGAACAGTATATAATTTTTTAATATATAAGATGAACCTATCTTGTTGTTATAATTACATCATTTTCAGTTATTAATATTGTATGCTCCGCTTGACTAACTATGCCATTTTTTCTTTCTTTTAATATTGGATAACTATATAGGCAAGAAGATCTTACTAATGAATTTAACGCCAATCTTTCACTCTCATTTTTTATAACCCATCTTTCAGCAAATGGTAAATAAGCATAGTTTTTTGCTATAACTTCTAAGAGTTTCCTTGCTTGAGGTAATCTAATAGGTCTTTTAGCTAAAAATTTATATATATTCCCTGGCTCTCCATCTTTAACCATACCAAAGCCATTAGTAGCAAATGGCTCTATTGCCACTAAATCTCCAACATCAATAACTTTATTTGTTCTTTCATAAACATTTGGAATACTAATTCCAGTATGTAATTCATATCTATACATAACATGTCCAGATAGGTTGGATATTGGTTTAAATCCATAACTCTCAATAACTTCCTGTATTATCTTTCCCATCTCTCCAATGTTCATAGGTGGATTTATCTCCTTAATAACAGTATATAAAGCATCTTCAGAAGCCTTTACTAAATCTCTATATGAGTTTGATAAATCTACTGTTATGGCTGTATCTGCAATATATCCATCAACATGAACTCCTAAGTCCAACTTAACAACATCTTCATCTTTAAACTCCAAAGAATCATTTAATTTTGGAGTATAATGTGCGGCTATATCATTAATTGATATATTACATGGAAATGCTGGCTCTCCTCCCAATTCTTTAGTTCTATTTTCAACGAATTCTGCAACCTCTAATAACTTAACGCCAGGTTTTATTAATTTTACTGCTTCATCTCTTACTTT from Methanocaldococcus lauensis encodes the following:
- the tdt gene encoding TDT family transporter — encoded protein: MLEACESKWDIVKNFIPSWFAAVMGTGILAISSWMYSVYIPVLKYVAVGLFYLNIIMFFAFLIPWTLRWILFPKDALADLEHPVLSSFYPTVAVAMLVLASDFIIIGHNIDIAKYFWAFGAVGMLLFNLIVPYYMFKSDSIKLDHVNPGWYIPPVGLLVVPIAGSLIIPHLTGIWHELAVFINYYGWGSGFFLYLALLAIVIYRFILHHPLPSALAPTIWINLGPIGAGIIALINLVNHSPFISVKEPFYIFSLLFWGFGVWWALMAIIMTIHYVKKLKLPYGMPWWAFIFPLGAYVASSHMVYGIFQYSIIDYIGFALYWLLFGLWAITFIKTAIATYHGYPFKGH
- a CDS encoding OsmC family protein: MNPMMMGNMKEMIEKMMNSEMCKEMAPKMMPEMMPKALDKFLLEIPEDKREEFIKNIVDIIVSKNNDYEIYSKYKGDFNASISVKGLKLNSKGGRGATKDVISPMDLFLSGLCGCIAIAVGRTLSENNIDAADVTVKVSSIEKSFEKGCIEKISLDIIVNVDNKDNINEEELKELVLNGSKKCLINNSLKCEVEKNIIIK
- a CDS encoding PLD nuclease N-terminal domain-containing protein, yielding MWYPPMCPPWGYNYGFYEFPFFNFAFFGFIWWIIKIVVFIIVVLDIIKRDDLKTLEKILWLLVVWFLGIIGAIIYFLLSKRENKHNNQNNK
- the argB gene encoding acetylglutamate kinase, which gives rise to MVKKAEVLLEALPYIQKFHGKTFVIKYGGHAMIDEKAKNWTAQDVVLLKYVGIHPVVVHGGGPEINKAMEKMGKKPKFIHGLRVTDEETLDIVEMVLAGKINGDIVSKLSKFGGKAVGLSGKSGRIIIAKKKIKYIKNEKGEKIAVDLGKVGETVEVNTELLEILIRNGYIPVISPIGLDEKGEAYNLNADTVAGDIAGALKAEKLILITDVDGIMDDVNDPNTLHRILTASELMEMIEDGRIKGGMIPKAESALYALNHGVKSVHIINGKIPHALLLEIFTEEGIGTMITKD
- a CDS encoding radical SAM protein — protein: MFVYGPIPSRRLGLSLGIDPVYYTCTFDCIYCQLGRTRYLVSSPKEIPKEVLEKFPTDEDIYKEVKKIVSENPNIDYLTFAGSGEPTLSPYLKESIERLREFNIPICVITNSSLMNYKSVIEALKNADLVSATLTSTNQEMFEKIHRTKIKLKDVIEGLIKFRREADETILNIELMVLKGINDDDETIYKLKEIFDKINPNNIEINTPIRPPCEKYAKKVKYERLKEIREILGEKAFIIGEKSKKKYNESLNSNILERISSILKIRPCTVEDLSNALGLHISEVGKYLYALKNSKNLKCIEIDGKKYYFIDMQ
- the map gene encoding type II methionyl aminopeptidase; protein product: MEIEGYEKIIKAGEIASKVRDEAVKLIKPGVKLLEVAEFVENRTKELGGEPAFPCNISINDIAAHYTPKLNDSLEFKDEDVVKLDLGVHVDGYIADTAITVDLSNSYRDLVKASEDALYTVIKEINPPMNIGEMGKIIQEVIESYGFKPISNLSGHVMYRYELHTGISIPNVYERTNKVIDVGDLVAIEPFATNGFGMVKDGEPGNIYKFLAKRPIRLPQARKLLEVIAKNYAYLPFAERWVIKNESERLALNSLVRSSCLYSYPILKERKNGIVSQAEHTILITENDVIITTR